The following proteins are co-located in the Acidimicrobiales bacterium genome:
- a CDS encoding glycosyltransferase family 2 protein gives MKLIIQIPCLNEESQLPTSLGALPRAVPGFDVVEWLVIDDGSDDRTIEVAKEHGVDHIVRMPQNRGLAAAFQAGLDASLKLGADVIVNTDADNQYDASYIPMLVAPILQGRADLVVGDRNVRGVEEFSRLKIRLQLLGSWVVRRASETEVPDATSGFRAYDREAAIQLTVVNRYTYTIESLIQAGKMNAAVASIPVDTNAKMRESRLFGSMWGYIRRNILTIGRVFAAYEPLKFFSTIAAVLFVMGLVAFIPFAADWLLNGDSSGHLQSIVLGAVLVLGSLQVAVLAVVADLISSHRMVSQRILERVRRVELQLGVPPSHYEPGTVTTTTTTPTTSSSEPPSGASRTVRHSTVYDNS, from the coding sequence TTGAAACTGATCATCCAGATTCCCTGTCTCAACGAAGAGTCGCAGCTTCCCACCTCACTGGGGGCCCTTCCGAGAGCAGTGCCTGGATTCGATGTCGTCGAGTGGTTGGTGATCGATGACGGCAGTGACGACCGAACGATCGAAGTCGCCAAGGAACACGGTGTCGACCACATCGTTCGAATGCCCCAGAACCGGGGGCTTGCCGCTGCGTTCCAAGCTGGGCTCGATGCCAGTCTCAAGCTGGGCGCCGATGTGATCGTCAACACCGACGCCGACAACCAGTACGACGCCAGCTACATCCCGATGCTGGTGGCGCCGATCCTGCAGGGACGCGCCGACCTCGTTGTCGGCGACCGCAACGTGCGGGGTGTCGAGGAGTTCTCGCGGCTCAAGATCCGGCTCCAACTGCTTGGTAGTTGGGTGGTGCGCCGAGCGTCGGAGACCGAGGTGCCTGACGCAACGTCGGGGTTCCGGGCTTACGACCGCGAAGCGGCCATCCAGCTGACCGTCGTCAATCGATACACCTACACGATCGAGTCGCTCATCCAGGCGGGGAAGATGAACGCCGCCGTTGCCTCCATCCCGGTCGACACCAACGCCAAGATGCGAGAGTCCCGGCTGTTCGGATCGATGTGGGGCTACATCCGTCGCAACATCTTGACGATCGGTCGAGTCTTCGCGGCCTACGAACCGCTCAAGTTCTTCTCCACCATCGCTGCCGTGCTCTTCGTGATGGGGTTGGTGGCGTTCATCCCGTTCGCAGCAGATTGGCTGCTCAATGGCGATTCATCCGGACACCTCCAATCGATCGTGCTGGGTGCCGTGCTCGTGCTCGGCTCGCTGCAGGTCGCCGTACTTGCTGTCGTTGCCGACCTGATCTCGAGTCATCGGATGGTGTCGCAGCGGATCCTGGAACGAGTTCGCCGAGTGGAGCTGCAACTGGGCGTGCCCCCGTCGCACTATGAGCCCGGTACCGTGACCACCACGACCACCACCCCAACAACATCATCGAGCGAGCCCCCGTCCGGCGCTTCGCGAACGGTCAGGCACTCCACGGTCTATGACAACTCCTGA
- a CDS encoding ABC transporter permease: MTTPDTSGAKTVLENSADDVGLSSRLGDIWRYRELLVNLTMREIKVKYKNSVLGIVWTFLNPLLYLAVFSLVFGVILPSGAPRYGLLLLSGLQAWNLFSMGMTAATTSITGNATLVQKVWFPREILPLSAVGASFVTFWFQMIVLLIGLSAFRQAPAWDLLPLLIPALLVALLLGTGLGLLLSAVNVYFRDVQHFLELGVLTWFWFTPIVYQYDFVARAVTDRWGLGAERLTLLNPMIPVVTTFQRVLYNPENFDPQVQTDTFGFLMHDGWWFLQNLVIEIGVGLVVLMLGFRVFRRLEANFGEEL, encoded by the coding sequence ATGACAACTCCTGATACCTCGGGCGCCAAGACGGTCCTCGAGAACAGCGCCGACGACGTCGGGCTGAGTTCGCGGTTGGGCGACATTTGGCGCTATCGCGAACTCCTGGTCAACCTCACGATGCGTGAGATCAAGGTCAAGTACAAGAACAGCGTGCTCGGCATCGTGTGGACCTTTCTCAACCCGTTGCTGTACCTCGCGGTCTTCAGCCTCGTCTTCGGCGTGATCCTGCCGAGCGGCGCCCCGCGCTACGGGTTGTTGCTGTTGTCGGGCCTCCAGGCCTGGAACTTGTTCTCGATGGGGATGACAGCGGCCACCACCTCCATCACCGGCAACGCAACACTCGTGCAGAAGGTGTGGTTCCCGCGCGAGATCCTCCCGCTCTCCGCGGTCGGAGCCTCATTCGTCACCTTCTGGTTCCAGATGATCGTGCTGCTCATCGGGCTGAGCGCCTTCCGGCAGGCACCGGCGTGGGATCTGCTACCGCTCCTGATCCCGGCGCTGCTGGTGGCGCTGCTGCTGGGCACCGGCCTCGGTCTGTTGCTCTCGGCGGTCAACGTCTACTTCCGCGACGTCCAGCATTTCCTCGAGCTCGGCGTGCTGACCTGGTTCTGGTTCACGCCGATCGTCTACCAGTACGACTTCGTCGCACGCGCCGTGACCGACCGCTGGGGGCTCGGTGCGGAACGTCTGACGCTTCTCAACCCGATGATCCCCGTCGTCACGACCTTCCAGCGGGTCCTCTACAACCCCGAGAATTTCGACCCCCAGGTGCAGACCGACACGTTCGGTTTCCTCATGCACGACGGCTGGTGGTTCCTCCAGAACCTCGTCATCGAGATCGGTGTCGGCCTCGTCGTCCTGATGCTGGGATTCCGGGTCTTTCGACGCCTCGAGGCCAACTTCGGCGAGGAGCTCTAG
- a CDS encoding glycosyltransferase family 4 protein produces MSERSGRIGLVPPRFGREVIGGAEAVVADIGRGLAKRGWDVEILTTCARDHFTWANEYPEGVSSVDGMTVRRFPTQTDTDGRHRQHIGNAILSGERVSLVDQQLWINDSLRVSGLWHHVAVHRADYRALVFAPYMFWTTFAVGQIAPEKTILMPCLHDEPPARQEIFAPLFGGARGLWFLTRPEQELAEQLFTLPRRRAEIGAGVAVPEHYDVDGFRSSHGLERDFFYYAGRREWGKGWTDLLATFEHYVGAGGQLDLVTSGVGDTGHPAHLAGRVHDVGLLSEDGRNAAMAGARAYVQPSALESFSLTVLEAWLAGTPVIANAASDVVSWHVERSGAGVRYRSLDELLGFLEVLGSDAQLAGDLARTGRAYVLAHYRWEDVLDRVEQTLFEWTGAPS; encoded by the coding sequence GTGAGCGAACGATCGGGGCGCATCGGTCTCGTCCCGCCTCGGTTCGGCCGCGAGGTGATCGGTGGTGCCGAGGCGGTCGTGGCCGACATCGGCCGCGGCCTGGCCAAGCGGGGCTGGGACGTCGAGATCCTCACGACCTGTGCTCGCGATCACTTCACGTGGGCCAACGAGTATCCCGAGGGGGTCAGCTCGGTCGATGGCATGACCGTTCGACGGTTCCCGACACAAACCGACACCGATGGACGGCACCGGCAGCACATCGGCAACGCGATCCTGAGCGGCGAACGGGTGTCGCTGGTCGACCAGCAGTTGTGGATCAACGACAGTCTCCGAGTCAGCGGCCTGTGGCACCACGTGGCGGTGCACCGCGCCGACTACCGGGCACTGGTCTTCGCCCCGTACATGTTCTGGACCACGTTCGCCGTCGGTCAGATTGCGCCTGAGAAGACCATCCTGATGCCCTGTCTGCACGACGAACCACCGGCAAGGCAGGAGATCTTCGCTCCGTTGTTCGGCGGGGCACGCGGCCTGTGGTTCCTGACCCGTCCGGAACAGGAGCTCGCCGAGCAGTTGTTCACGCTGCCGCGGCGTCGTGCCGAGATCGGCGCTGGCGTTGCTGTGCCCGAGCACTATGACGTCGACGGGTTCCGGTCGTCCCACGGACTCGAGCGCGACTTCTTCTATTACGCCGGTCGTCGGGAGTGGGGCAAGGGCTGGACCGATCTGCTCGCCACGTTCGAGCACTACGTCGGGGCGGGCGGACAGCTCGATCTCGTCACGTCCGGTGTCGGCGATACCGGACACCCTGCGCACCTCGCCGGTCGGGTGCACGATGTCGGCTTGCTCAGCGAAGACGGGCGCAACGCAGCCATGGCCGGAGCGCGGGCCTACGTCCAGCCTTCAGCACTCGAGAGTTTCTCGCTCACGGTGTTGGAAGCATGGCTCGCCGGCACGCCCGTGATCGCGAACGCGGCCAGCGACGTCGTCTCCTGGCATGTCGAGCGGAGTGGGGCGGGTGTTCGTTACCGCTCGCTCGACGAACTGCTGGGCTTCCTCGAGGTGCTGGGGTCCGACGCTCAGCTGGCCGGCGATCTGGCTCGAACCGGTCGGGCATACGTGTTGGCCCACTATCGCTGGGAGGATGTACTCGATCGTGTCGAACAGACGCTGTTCGAGTGGACGGGGGCGCCGTCATGA
- a CDS encoding ABC transporter ATP-binding protein, which translates to MAEFAVEVRHVTKTFKRNSEPAKTLKDRLLTLRDNSVESFNALDDVSFEVEAGETIGILGHNGSGKSTLLKCIAGTLRPTEGSVAVRGRLSALLELGAGFHPDLTGRENVYLNGSILGFSRQRIDQIFDDIVEFSELHDFIDSQVKHYSSGMYARLGFGVAVNLEPDVLLVDEVLAVGDEAFQRKCMERVRGFQNDGRTILLVTHSPEQVRQVCSSSVVLDHGRVLHVGDVGKAVTIYRRSLANKGIVLPDQPDEQEDVPVNEGVVITRTVVVPPSDGRDAFRPGDQVRLQVHYRTAGPVGGIRGRMIMHSHDGVLLYNASTHDIRGGDVVHADGDAMIEFVIDDLPLMDGRYLVSFVLQDQTETFEYARSEQQTAFDVDSGGPITGRVKLKIHVEEHTS; encoded by the coding sequence GTGGCCGAATTCGCGGTCGAGGTCCGACACGTCACCAAGACCTTCAAGCGCAACTCCGAGCCGGCGAAGACACTCAAGGATCGGCTGCTCACGCTGCGTGACAACTCGGTCGAGTCGTTCAATGCGCTCGACGATGTCAGTTTCGAGGTCGAGGCAGGTGAGACCATCGGCATCCTCGGCCACAACGGTTCGGGCAAGTCGACGTTGTTGAAGTGCATTGCCGGCACACTCCGTCCGACCGAGGGCTCGGTGGCCGTTCGCGGTCGGCTCTCGGCCCTGCTCGAATTGGGTGCTGGGTTCCATCCTGATCTCACCGGCCGCGAGAACGTGTACCTGAACGGTTCGATTCTGGGTTTCAGCCGCCAACGAATCGACCAGATCTTCGACGACATCGTGGAGTTCTCCGAGCTGCACGACTTCATCGACTCGCAGGTCAAGCACTACTCGTCGGGGATGTACGCACGTCTCGGGTTCGGTGTCGCGGTGAACCTCGAACCCGATGTGCTGCTCGTCGACGAGGTGCTCGCCGTTGGCGACGAAGCTTTCCAACGCAAATGCATGGAACGGGTGCGTGGATTCCAGAACGACGGTCGAACGATCCTGCTGGTGACGCACTCGCCCGAACAAGTGCGGCAGGTGTGCTCCAGCTCGGTGGTCCTGGACCACGGACGCGTGCTGCATGTCGGCGATGTCGGCAAGGCGGTCACGATCTATCGTCGCTCATTGGCCAACAAGGGCATCGTCCTGCCCGACCAGCCTGATGAGCAGGAGGACGTCCCGGTCAACGAGGGCGTCGTGATCACCCGAACCGTCGTTGTTCCCCCGTCGGATGGGCGTGACGCGTTCCGTCCGGGCGATCAGGTCCGCCTGCAGGTCCACTACCGAACGGCCGGCCCCGTCGGCGGTATTCGGGGGCGGATGATCATGCATAGCCACGATGGAGTGCTGCTCTACAACGCATCGACGCACGACATTCGGGGCGGCGACGTGGTCCATGCCGACGGCGACGCCATGATCGAGTTCGTGATCGACGATCTCCCGCTGATGGATGGTCGCTACTTGGTCAGCTTCGTGCTGCAGGATCAGACCGAGACGTTCGAGTACGCACGCAGTGAACAGCAGACTGCCTTCGACGTCGACAGCGGCGGCCCCATCACCGGACGCGTCAAGCTGAAGATCCATGTCGAGGAGCACACGTCGTGA
- a CDS encoding DUF268 domain-containing protein, which produces MSIIRKGLAAGRRAVTDQNGELVTLIHAIKNEIVERLDAMAGQSDALQRSVNDQLALQATQLSHLEAQVHAARDEVGFARTAIEAQIERVAPSVRLHELIGAPLPQIDQTASAFLNYANSHRGPLADAGVWLNNPVVIEWKEADAVIGAVNERIVEQPFTFAALGQLQPGSKILDIGGGESTVAFSLASMGHEVTVIEPQGYPFSHPNLTVFERPFEEFERASDFDAVVLLSTIEHFGIGAYRGNPAAAETADLDTMRLLKEVVRPDGLLVLTTPYGPAAVNDLERTYDLDRLQRLLDGWSIDQVSIARRDDACTWSVEATALEPPRGPGRVVMLTAHPEA; this is translated from the coding sequence ATGTCAATCATTCGCAAGGGTCTCGCAGCGGGGCGACGCGCTGTAACCGACCAAAATGGCGAGCTCGTCACACTGATCCATGCCATCAAGAACGAGATCGTTGAACGCCTCGATGCGATGGCCGGGCAGTCGGATGCGCTGCAGCGCTCGGTCAACGACCAGCTCGCGCTCCAGGCCACGCAGCTGTCGCACCTGGAGGCCCAGGTGCATGCCGCCCGTGACGAGGTGGGGTTCGCCCGGACCGCCATCGAAGCCCAGATCGAGCGGGTCGCACCCTCGGTGCGGCTCCACGAGCTGATCGGCGCGCCGTTGCCCCAGATCGACCAGACCGCCAGTGCCTTCCTCAACTACGCCAACTCGCATCGCGGACCGCTCGCCGATGCCGGGGTGTGGCTCAACAACCCCGTCGTGATCGAATGGAAGGAGGCCGACGCCGTCATCGGTGCCGTCAACGAACGGATCGTCGAGCAGCCGTTCACCTTCGCCGCACTCGGGCAGCTCCAGCCAGGTTCGAAGATCCTCGACATCGGTGGCGGTGAGAGCACGGTTGCCTTCTCGCTGGCATCGATGGGACATGAGGTCACCGTCATCGAGCCACAGGGTTACCCCTTCAGTCATCCGAACCTGACCGTGTTCGAGCGGCCGTTCGAAGAGTTCGAGCGTGCAAGCGACTTCGATGCCGTTGTGCTGCTCTCGACGATCGAACACTTCGGGATCGGCGCCTACCGGGGCAACCCCGCAGCGGCCGAGACCGCCGACCTCGACACCATGAGGCTGTTGAAGGAGGTCGTGCGCCCTGACGGACTCCTCGTGCTGACCACCCCGTACGGCCCGGCCGCAGTGAACGATCTGGAACGAACCTACGACCTCGATCGGCTGCAAAGGCTGCTCGACGGATGGTCGATCGATCAGGTCAGCATCGCCCGCCGAGACGACGCGTGCACGTGGAGTGTCGAGGCAACGGCGCTCGAGCCGCCACGGGGACCGGGCCGAGTGGTCATGCTCACCGCACACCCCGAGGCATGA
- a CDS encoding glycosyltransferase codes for MTVVFDLIGFQNREHGERGIARYVQNLALGLERVDPEFVDHYLVHPHVPLPQGIEPLITSGKLLRSDRLLDCVDHAAGGLFIAGSVFELQEPLSTILPAWARAPQWRTAAVLYDLIPLRFADWYLSNPVVRYEYDTRVAALRHFDHLLTISEATGRDAVEFLGIGAHRITTIWAGADAQFRPPTSSHVEVARDLARRIEGLRPSYLMFPSGIERRKNIDRLLEAYAGLPSELRRKNQLVLVCRTTDHERVELSRTAERLGIADDLLVTGFVSDDDLVSLYQGAELVVFPAIYEGFGLPVLEAMQCGAPVICSDSSSLVEVQTDPAARFDPNSVDAIERALVGALGDPVERERLRSLPPPDFSWERSARATIDGLTTLTAPTHLPERRPSLALVTPLPRQRSGIATYAARLIEHLRDDLDITVFVEGELDDVDAIDGVAIQPLRLLPAFIERGATFDETLYFMGNSSFHVDALEMLERVPGDVLLHDVRLSGLYSEVRRLAPERLPYASMGAALEEMYPERYRRSVVASPDLWPETAARFGILMSAAVARRAKRLFVHSRYAATLVELDAGRRPEHLFDIPCPTIDPVDTPRASAPLIASFGIVAPVKQPVLLIEALALVRASVPAAQLVFAGGCDPAYQEELATFAADRGVAEAVRFLGHVDDDEFQALQQEAAVAVQLRAFTNGESSAAITETLAVGLPTIVSDLGSMAELPRDVVAHLDPQADAAELASLIAALLEDAEQRASLGRRSLEYAAAHSFEAAAEVVRQLVVGTQRS; via the coding sequence ATGACCGTCGTCTTCGATCTGATCGGCTTCCAGAACCGGGAGCACGGTGAACGAGGGATCGCGCGATATGTCCAGAATCTGGCGCTGGGACTGGAGCGAGTCGATCCGGAATTCGTGGACCACTACCTCGTGCATCCGCATGTGCCGCTGCCGCAGGGAATCGAGCCCCTGATCACCTCGGGCAAGCTGCTTCGCTCCGACCGATTGCTCGACTGCGTCGATCACGCTGCGGGCGGTCTGTTCATCGCCGGGTCGGTCTTCGAGCTGCAGGAGCCGCTGTCGACCATCTTGCCGGCGTGGGCTCGTGCGCCGCAGTGGCGTACGGCTGCGGTGCTCTACGACCTCATTCCGTTGCGCTTCGCCGACTGGTATCTCTCGAATCCGGTGGTTCGCTACGAGTACGACACGAGGGTCGCCGCCCTGCGGCATTTCGACCACCTCCTCACGATCTCGGAGGCGACGGGACGCGACGCTGTCGAGTTCCTCGGGATCGGCGCTCATCGGATCACCACGATCTGGGCCGGGGCCGACGCTCAGTTCCGTCCGCCCACCAGCAGCCATGTCGAGGTGGCCCGCGACCTCGCCCGCCGGATCGAAGGGCTCCGTCCTTCCTATCTGATGTTCCCGAGCGGCATCGAGCGTCGCAAGAACATCGACCGCTTGCTCGAGGCCTACGCCGGCCTCCCGAGCGAACTCCGCCGCAAGAACCAATTGGTCTTGGTGTGCCGCACGACCGACCACGAACGTGTCGAACTCAGCCGCACCGCCGAACGCCTCGGTATTGCCGACGATCTCCTCGTCACCGGGTTCGTGAGCGACGACGACCTGGTCTCGCTCTACCAGGGCGCGGAACTCGTGGTCTTCCCCGCGATCTACGAGGGATTCGGCCTACCAGTCCTCGAGGCGATGCAGTGCGGCGCCCCGGTCATCTGCTCCGACTCGTCATCACTCGTCGAGGTGCAGACCGACCCGGCCGCCCGGTTCGATCCGAACTCGGTGGATGCCATCGAGCGAGCCCTCGTGGGAGCCCTCGGCGACCCCGTCGAGCGCGAGCGGCTGCGGTCGCTGCCACCACCCGACTTCAGCTGGGAGCGTTCGGCCCGGGCCACGATCGACGGTCTCACCACACTTACAGCGCCGACCCACCTCCCGGAGCGACGGCCGTCGCTCGCGTTGGTGACGCCCCTCCCCCGCCAGCGCTCCGGGATCGCCACCTATGCTGCTCGGCTGATCGAGCACCTTCGCGACGATCTCGACATCACCGTGTTCGTCGAGGGCGAACTTGACGACGTCGACGCGATCGATGGCGTCGCCATCCAACCGCTCCGGTTGCTGCCCGCATTCATCGAGCGCGGTGCAACCTTCGACGAAACGCTGTACTTCATGGGCAACTCGTCATTCCACGTCGATGCGCTCGAGATGCTCGAACGAGTGCCCGGCGACGTGCTCCTGCACGACGTCAGACTGTCCGGTCTCTACTCCGAGGTCAGAAGGCTCGCTCCCGAGCGGTTGCCGTACGCCTCCATGGGCGCCGCACTCGAGGAGATGTATCCCGAGCGTTATCGACGCTCGGTCGTGGCGAGCCCCGACCTGTGGCCCGAGACGGCCGCCCGATTCGGCATTCTCATGTCGGCTGCCGTCGCACGCCGGGCGAAGCGCCTGTTCGTGCACTCGCGCTACGCCGCGACACTCGTCGAGCTCGACGCCGGCCGTCGCCCCGAGCATCTCTTCGACATTCCGTGTCCAACGATCGATCCTGTCGACACGCCTCGTGCGTCCGCACCGCTCATTGCGAGCTTCGGCATCGTGGCCCCGGTCAAGCAACCGGTGCTGCTGATCGAGGCCCTTGCGCTCGTTCGGGCGTCGGTCCCGGCGGCGCAACTGGTCTTCGCCGGAGGCTGCGATCCTGCCTACCAGGAAGAACTCGCCACGTTCGCCGCCGACCGAGGAGTCGCTGAGGCCGTGCGATTCCTGGGGCACGTCGACGATGATGAGTTCCAGGCCCTGCAGCAGGAGGCAGCGGTGGCAGTGCAGCTTCGGGCATTCACCAACGGTGAGTCGTCGGCTGCGATCACCGAAACCTTGGCGGTCGGGCTCCCGACGATCGTCTCCGACCTCGGTTCGATGGCGGAGCTCCCACGTGATGTGGTCGCCCATCTCGATCCCCAGGCCGACGCCGCCGAGCTCGCATCGCTGATCGCCGCGCTTCTGGAAGATGCCGAGCAACGTGCATCGCTCGGTCGCCGCTCACTGGAGTACGCCGCGGCTCACTCGTTCGAAGCGGCTGCCGAGGTCGTTCGCCAGCTGGTGGTCGGCACTCAGCGATCCTGA
- a CDS encoding methyltransferase domain-containing protein → MSQRVPEIVELDEGHLDRSLADLARLCLSAAVVVADGQMAERLSASGHRGLVVASRSEAEQLVADWSTVGAPTIVDGHLSTGSDGRRHTTLDGECLSNDEVARRLDAAKPIVPESWDGYVAAHGKRFVETLSLVPQAPLGARALDASAFPLTIRYLTDLGYWVAGTLFAEDRDADARPASGFWVDAGAKAEVWYDAERHRLPCDDEMFDLVLAGEIIEHMPTDPVQLLVDFNRVLRTGGLLVLTTPNIISRHSIAQALNGRHPFNYPLFEREGSMDRHHQEFTPSMLATMVRRAGFHLDLLTTVDVWFPDEPEVTELIIDGGYDQRMRGDSLFVVARKVSSIVDRTPAGIYTGDESTWALSQHVVPRRHGAPTR, encoded by the coding sequence ATGTCGCAACGGGTCCCCGAGATCGTCGAGCTCGATGAAGGACACCTCGACCGTTCGCTCGCCGATCTGGCCAGGCTCTGCCTCTCGGCTGCGGTGGTCGTCGCCGACGGCCAGATGGCCGAACGCCTGTCGGCAAGCGGTCATCGGGGGCTGGTGGTCGCGAGCCGCTCCGAGGCCGAGCAGCTGGTGGCCGACTGGTCGACGGTCGGTGCGCCGACCATCGTCGATGGTCATCTGAGCACCGGCTCCGATGGTCGGCGCCACACCACGCTCGACGGCGAGTGCCTGTCGAACGATGAGGTGGCGCGTCGGCTCGATGCCGCCAAACCGATCGTTCCCGAGAGCTGGGACGGCTATGTCGCAGCCCACGGCAAACGATTCGTCGAGACACTGTCGCTGGTGCCGCAGGCCCCACTCGGTGCGCGGGCCCTCGACGCATCGGCCTTCCCGCTCACGATCCGCTACCTGACCGATCTCGGCTATTGGGTCGCCGGCACACTGTTCGCCGAGGATCGTGACGCCGACGCCCGGCCTGCCTCGGGTTTCTGGGTTGACGCGGGTGCCAAGGCCGAGGTCTGGTACGACGCCGAGCGGCACCGGCTCCCGTGCGACGACGAGATGTTCGACCTCGTGCTCGCCGGTGAGATCATCGAACACATGCCGACCGATCCGGTACAGCTGCTCGTGGATTTCAACCGTGTCTTGCGCACCGGTGGGCTCCTCGTCCTGACCACACCGAACATCATCAGCCGTCACTCGATCGCTCAGGCCCTGAACGGACGGCATCCGTTCAACTACCCGCTCTTCGAGCGGGAGGGTTCGATGGATCGCCATCACCAGGAGTTCACCCCTTCGATGTTGGCCACGATGGTCCGCCGCGCCGGATTCCATCTCGACCTTCTCACCACGGTCGACGTGTGGTTCCCCGACGAACCCGAGGTCACCGAATTGATCATCGACGGTGGGTACGACCAGCGGATGCGCGGCGACTCACTCTTCGTGGTTGCGCGAAAGGTGTCCTCGATCGTCGACCGGACCCCTGCCGGCATCTACACCGGCGACGAATCCACGTGGGCGCTCAGCCAGCACGTCGTGCCTCGGCGACACGGTGCACCCACTCGCTGA
- a CDS encoding glycosyltransferase encodes MTTLMISPYPPSRDGIATYTAQEVVARMRAGEDIEVLSPTPSAAHRHLVLGGPKGWTRLLRQLDGIDQIVIQLFPELLHGACRNPIERVAAWSTLEAVCRRRPTELRVHEVEYGPAERNPLERRAGARALRAAEVVSVHTEPERQKLCATFGLDVSEVVLVDHGRYFASHANATQDDARIELGLSTTGHVFLAIGFLQAHKGFDRAVRAFAEAGLEGRAELHVVGSVRVDVPEFVAYARSLRRQIDAVPGATFHERFVSDAEFDLWIRAADTVVLPYREIFSSGVLERANLIGRPVIASQVGGLEGQLRKGSQTFGDDHELAAVMRSRAGMAGASDNDPTAAPVARIDPTTEAIERHVRTAMGTDRSQALDLGERLSLPPATSHRPAAAYAKRAVRMVTGWQLQPIVDRINRLEEELNRVLGSQDR; translated from the coding sequence ATGACCACCCTGATGATCTCGCCGTATCCGCCGTCGCGCGACGGCATCGCCACCTACACGGCGCAGGAAGTCGTCGCCCGTATGCGGGCGGGGGAAGACATCGAGGTCCTGTCACCAACGCCGAGCGCCGCGCACCGTCACCTCGTGCTCGGCGGGCCGAAGGGCTGGACGCGCCTGCTGCGACAGCTCGACGGGATCGATCAGATCGTCATCCAACTCTTCCCGGAGCTGCTCCATGGGGCTTGCCGGAACCCGATCGAGCGAGTAGCCGCGTGGTCGACCCTTGAAGCCGTCTGCCGTCGGCGGCCGACGGAGCTGCGTGTCCACGAAGTGGAGTACGGACCGGCTGAGCGCAATCCGCTCGAGCGACGTGCGGGTGCTCGGGCGCTTCGAGCGGCCGAGGTCGTGAGTGTCCACACCGAGCCCGAGCGCCAGAAACTCTGCGCAACATTCGGTCTGGATGTCTCCGAGGTGGTCCTGGTCGATCATGGGCGGTACTTCGCATCGCATGCCAATGCCACCCAGGATGACGCCCGGATCGAGCTGGGCCTGTCGACCACGGGGCACGTCTTCCTTGCCATTGGTTTCCTGCAGGCCCACAAGGGATTCGACCGAGCGGTTCGAGCGTTCGCCGAGGCGGGGCTAGAGGGGAGAGCCGAACTGCACGTCGTGGGTTCGGTTCGCGTCGACGTTCCCGAGTTCGTTGCCTATGCACGTTCGCTGCGCCGGCAGATCGACGCGGTGCCGGGAGCGACCTTCCACGAACGATTCGTCAGTGACGCAGAGTTCGATCTGTGGATCCGCGCTGCTGATACCGTCGTGCTGCCCTATCGCGAGATCTTCTCGTCGGGAGTCCTGGAGCGAGCCAACCTGATCGGCCGTCCCGTGATCGCCTCACAGGTCGGAGGGCTCGAGGGTCAGCTCCGTAAAGGCTCACAGACCTTCGGAGACGACCATGAACTCGCAGCGGTGATGCGGTCGCGTGCGGGCATGGCAGGGGCATCAGACAACGATCCAACTGCCGCACCGGTCGCCAGGATCGACCCGACCACCGAGGCCATCGAACGCCACGTGCGAACGGCGATGGGCACGGATCGGTCGCAGGCCCTCGATCTCGGCGAGCGGCTGTCGCTGCCCCCGGCTACCTCACATCGCCCGGCGGCCGCCTACGCCAAACGAGCGGTTCGCATGGTCACGGGCTGGCAGCTGCAGCCGATCGTCGACCGTATCAACCGGCTCGAAGAGGAGTTGAACCGGGTGCTCGGCTCTCAGGATCGCTGA